TAAGATCCAGTTTACCAGAGCAATTTTCTGATCTCAATGCTTTCACAGTGCTTCTAAGTGTCAATGCATGTTCAAAATATCGTCGAGCTTCACCTTCACTCTCACCTGCACTAGGAGTTTCACTTCCAAAAACACAACTACCAGCACTGTAACCATCTGCAACTTTATCAAGTTCATCCAAAAACACATTTAATGCTTCATCAGTTAGTTTTCCAGCTTCAAATAATGTAACTGCATGATCTTTTAGACtctaaatttgaatattaatttaaattaaaatatcattgataaaaaacgtataaattaaCATTGTATACTTACAGGGGACAGATTACCCATCATTAAAAAAGCTGTAAGAGTTGAATCAAACAAAAAAGCCATTCTTTTTTCAGCATTACTTTTATCTGGCGATGACTCAAGAACATCTGGTATTTCAGTGGGCAATATTATTGAAGAAGGTAAATCAGAAACATTTTCTACATTTACTAtttctaattttgaaatattttttgaaccaGACCAGGATAAATGGGTAGAAAAAGTTTTGGGACTTTTCTTCTGGGCAATTTTCAATCGGCAAAATAAGGAGACCGCATTTTTAACAGATTCTAAGTCAATTTCTAATACTGTAGCcaacttagaaaaaaaataagatattttaattataaaaaaaaatactatataatgtcAGAAATATAATTACCTCACTAACTGAAGTGTGTTCGTCAATAGATACAAAAATTTTGTAAaggagattttcaaaattatctcCAAGCACTCTGTTCATAACAAAACCACCAAGTGTTGATACTATTATATGGTCATCATCATATATTGGAACATCATAGTAAATCAAACCTTTTCTACAAAATGTGTAAAGCAAATGTATAGAatgtattacttttaatatatagtaaaaataatagttattaacttGTAAAGACTGTGAAGTATATTGTAATCTAAACTTCCAGCCATTTGTTGTCCATTATCAATTATATGGTCAATAAATTTTTTCTCGTCTTCATTGATggtctttaaaataaattacaataatttaacattaaactaaatataaaatgattttaattaaatttaaatacacagtaataaaattctaatatactttaatatcaTCTTCAAACAAACATCCAACATCAACAGTCCACCAAGGATCTGCATTTATATCTATTGGTTGAGATGGCAACATTGGTCGAATCTCATTTTTCCttctaaaaagtttattttttgttcggCATTGATTCATTAATTCAATATACTCATTACGTCCAATTCCTAGTATTCTAAGGCCTAGAGAGACgcgttcaaatataaaaataaataagtcaaGAACAAAATGTATATGGTCAAATTCAGTGGTATATTTATGGTGGAGCAAGTATTTACTGGAATGGGTCTCCATTTACCATGGAGTATTTATATCTCCTTGAAACTATataggaaaataattttttttgtaaaatgttgtgTTATCAgttgtatgtttataataatttttttattattattattctatacgtatttataaaactattgctTACAATCacactaccccccccccccccctgcaaaataaaacaaaaaataaaccaaaattcTAAATATACCACTGATTTTACTTATAAACATCAGTAAATAAAACTAATTCATTGGGTATAAATACAATCAACTGCTGTGAAATTTGGAATTGAATCATAGCTTTTATCTGACTCCATAACATGTATAATTGTtgatatataaaattgaaatggtGTTATTCTTAGTCCTTTAACAATTACATCTGACAGATGGTATGGATAAAGCATCAAGTTTTCTCTACTATATGTCATCAAATCTTCATAGTAATTTTGTTCATTTCTAACAACTGTTCTcactagaataaaaaaatagcttaaatattctaaaaccaTTACTAATTGTATAATAGTAACATTTGTGTTAcctaaatttgttttgtatcgAACTTGATTCCTTATGCTATACacagaaatacattttttgtactcTTTTAGTGAATTTCCAACTCCCTGAAAAATAAgagtatacttattattaacaatatatttaaaagttgaatattcaaaaaaataaaaatttactgcTGATACATGCACAGAatacttactacttactacctacttaataaaatatcacaaaattattggaattattagatagtttcattataattcacaattaatttttaaataagtaggtaagtaaatAGTAGCTTGTAAATGTTAATGATTTCCAACTTTTCGAGTGTCTCTTATTATGCAATAaacttcattaaattaaaattgtatatatatttaaaatttacttgtTTTACGGATGGTGGTAAATTTGCCCAAGGAATATTTTGAAGAACACATTTTTCCATTTCTTCGTTCATACTTGGGAAATTTAACATCTAATttactaaaacattttataattttaatttacattccaaccatttaatatttggtatttactGTAACATCATTATCAGACTTCTTATTATCACTACAAACTTAGATCATAACACAGACTTGTGATACGCAGGTGTCATGGCCGCCACTGGCAGACGAGCGTCTCGGGAGCAAAATTGCGCCACCAATCAGAATCGTTCACATTTGTTATCACTATTTGTGAAAATCACGTTTCTTATCatagatgataaataataatatatatataaaaatagaatataatagttacagtaaaattaaaatatgtcatcattaaataaataggtattaggtacattaaaatatttgtaataaatttacaaaaagatATTCTGTCTTCAATCTCATTTTAGTACTCAACAAATCATACTGTTGTTctgttttatgattttataaataataaaaaataaataaataatcgtttttggtataataattattaaatataactaaaggCAAAAAACCAcaacatattaaacattttatgttttgtattttcaatgtaaataaatataacatattaacacataaataatacagaGTGACAGtgattcatttttcatttaatattatactttacgtttgtcaatttgattttatatgattttataattatatataaatattaattagcccctaggtttaaaatattagtcacagttataaaatgtaattaataatgaattgaTTCAGTGattcaatgacattttaatgaGTTGAATCACATGAATCAGTTCACTAAAATGAATTGAAAGTACCCATCATTAACCAGCTGTATGattgatgattattatattatcacgttataatttttataaaggaTGATAAGAAACGTGATTTCCACAAATAGTGATAACAAATGTGAACGATTCTGATTGGTGGCGCAATTTTGCTCCCGAGACGCTCGTCTGGCAGTGAATATTATCACTTCGATTTTTTTGCTaacaaaaccatacaaattattaatttcttagctaaataaatctaaaaatcactgccagctgagattcctttccatgctaaaatatgcaatcatgaaaaatttaatttaatttaatttttcatgcaTGCAATAATTGTACGTGCGCAGCCCATAATGAAACTGCGTCTCAATGCGatcatacctatacatttagcCTTGGTTTTACCATGACTAAATAGATGCCTGTTGCATTGaccattgttaatataaaaaccgTAACGCCATACTCGACTTTAAGATTGGGTAAATCATTAAATA
The Metopolophium dirhodum isolate CAU chromosome 7, ASM1992520v1, whole genome shotgun sequence DNA segment above includes these coding regions:
- the LOC132948366 gene encoding protein FAM91A1, which gives rise to MLNFPSMNEEMEKCVLQNIPWANLPPSVKQGVGNSLKEYKKCISVYSIRNQVRYKTNLVRTVVRNEQNYYEDLMTYSRENLMLYPYHLSDVIVKGLRITPFQFYISTIIHVMESDKSYDSIPNFTAVDCLRILGIGRNEYIELMNQCRTKNKLFRRKNEIRPMLPSQPIDINADPWWTVDVGCLFEDDIKTINEDEKKFIDHIIDNGQQMAGSLDYNILHSLYKKGLIYYDVPIYDDDHIIVSTLGGFVMNRVLGDNFENLLYKIFVSIDEHTSVSELATVLEIDLESVKNAVSLFCRLKIAQKKSPKTFSTHLSWSGSKNISKLEIVNVENVSDLPSSIILPTEIPDVLESSPDKSNAEKRMAFLFDSTLTAFLMMGNLSPSLKDHAVTLFEAGKLTDEALNVFLDELDKVADGYSAGSCVFGSETPSAGESEGEARRYFEHALTLRSTVKALRSENCSGKLDLIRWESLKSLTADTCVRFLKKNYNLLMSMAPLNKETPLLSSPKLPHIGPPIPEVNSVWFKLYLYHKTCYGPPSLLLIRGVRLWNVPKIFRHCSKVMITTWGHDPHFIPIENLLTIINDTLKESPVLIQACNPNTCVLPFPKMNHLQNEHSFLYDENFLKSLSNVLNIKNTCGYITCVTTPTKYEKKLISEQPNDASPVFQKNGVSLLKEELEKLNDASCIKKTLLLEPVYDTSEWTLLDCCFGVPLFNSDVNQNICKYIVDNQMWNEENVMKLVESNELLSKDLLDFIESYKDSDKDFEDLLPFDKSSIAWPVDCLIFENGKLTVWK